GATTGTTTCAATCAAATAAAGTAGGAAGGATGGAGGGATGAATAATGGGTAAAACCCATTAAAATTTCCTTTTCTAAGTAACTGATTCCCATATACATATCCTCAACATTCCAAATTTGCAATGAATTTCCAGACACGCTTCAATTTGCagctgtcttcttcttcttctgggcATGATCCCCGCACCTGGATCTGTTTCTTGTTCTATTAACTTCCTGACCTGGGTCAAGGATGCTACTTGCCTTGTATGAGGTCAAATTCAACAAGTTGGAATTCCATAGTGGAGAGAGCACCATTCAAACTCCACAAGTCTTGTCTGTGAGAGTGTGTGTCAAAATCAATGAGGAAAATCCTTCAAATTGTGGGTCCCTACATCGAACCTCCATTAAGCCAAATCCTAcagtagattttttatttcacttctCAAAACACTCAAATCCACAGCCAAACACTAGAACAGCCACTCAAAAGTTTGCACGTCAAGCGCCTCACAACCGAGTCTATAATGTGGCACGTTTTAAACCATTGTAGAAGTTGTGTTAGAGTAGTATTATCCACACTGGATCAGAGAACTGACCCGCCTTAAATTCATGAATGTCGACGTGTCATCCAACTGCAGCCCTCCCGACGACAAGTCATAGTCAACCATTACATTAAACCTCCAAACcccacaaaacaaagaaacaacactcacacacacaaaaaCTCAAAGCACCAGCACCATTAACACCTCCTTccaccaccactaccaccaTGATCAAAACCACACCATCCCCTTCTCCCTCACCACACCACCACCACACGTGGGCCCCATCCCCAACTCCCACAATTTCCTCAACCCCTAGAGCCACCGCCCCTTCTTACCAATCCtcaccaccatcaccatcaccgaCCTCCAAACTCCCAGTTGACTTCAGCCCAACTTTAATAGCCATGGTGGTAGTAGTCGCTGCCGCCTTCTTAACAATTACATACTCCCGCCTAATTTCCCGTTCCCTCCTCCGTGTCATCCGCCGATGGCGTCGGTGGCGCCGTCGTAGACGCCGCCGTTACCCCCCCTCCTCAAATGGTGGCCTCGACTCCCCACCTCCACTCTTTGATTCCCCAGAAGGCTTCCATGTTTACTCTCCTTACGGGCTGGACGACGCCGTCATCAAGACCATCCCTCTCTCACTCTACACCACGAAAAATAGCAATAGCTTTCACAAGCAAATCAAAGACTGTGCTGTTTGCTTGCTTGAATTCGAAGATGATGAATATGTCCGTACACTTCCTGTTTGCTCGCATGCATTTCATGTTGACTGTATTGATATTTGGCTAAGGTCACACGCGAACTGCCCACTTTGTCGTGCGGGGATTTTCAGAGCCGAGTCTCCATTTATTCCAGTCATGGCCGCAAGAATTCGTCCCAGTCTTGATGAAACAATCCTACGTAGTACTCTTCTTCCGCTCGAACCAATAATTCAAAGCCCACTACGCACTTATTCTGCCGTTGCAGACACAGCTACAGCTACTGTCACGGAGATTACACCATGTCCTGAAGAACCATCACCGCGAAGACATAGTATGAACAATTTTAATACTAATTCTGAGGACAGATTCAATGGTCGTGATCATTTCTTCTTGAAAAGATCTTATTCTTTCGGGTTCGAACGGAGCTTGGCGTCCGAGAGGATGTTAGTAATGGAGCCAGCTACAGCTTCTCCGTGGAGGTTTAGAAGGGGGGGTTTTTGGAGCAAACGGCCATCACCGTTTGGATCAATATCAAAAGCTAGAGTTTTTTCGTTTAGGCATTATAGAGGGATGAAATCCCCGTTTTTTAGACGGAGAGGATCAGGGTTTTTCCCGTTATCGGAGAGGTTCTCCACCGTAGGCGGAGGAGGCGGTGGTGGGTCGTCTAGGAGGTGTAAGTCTATGGCGAGCCCACAGTTTTTGAGATCATCGGTGGGGTCGAGCATGGCCGCGTTTTCGTCTAGCCGGCTAAGGTGTGGGGACCCCGAGGCACTGCTGTCACCGGAGAGGTTTAACAGGAGGTAGAGAAGGACACACGTGGAGGGTGAGATTGAGTGATCGTGAGAATGGACGGTCGAAAAGGAGGCGGTGATGGGGTCAAGGTGGTATTAAATGGAGAGTGGGTGTTTGCATGAAAGGTGGAGTTAATGAGGGGGCATGAGAATATACGAGTAGTCTGGCAATTTGTGGATGGGCCATTAATTGGAGGTGCCGATGGCATTTAATGAGAAAATTGAAGAGAGATTACAcctttgctctctctctctctctctgtggcTCGCATTgattatagaaaagaaaaggaattcttGGCCTTgtttctctccctccctctctctctctctctgattcATTCAGCAGATCATAAATGAGAGGAAGAGGAGAGTGATGGGTTATTAAGGCTGAAGGAAATGGTGGGATTTTGACGTGGGGGTTGGGTTTATATGGGGGGTTTACTTGGTGGGTTTTGCTGGGGTTGGATTTGGGCATAGATTGGTCAAATCTCTTATTGGTTTTCCACATTTGCTAGCTATTTTGTGAAATGCACCGACAGAGGACAGAAAGGCCCATGCCAGAAAGGGGATGGAAGGGAACATGGCATGCTAGTTGCTTCTCGCTGGACCCTCGGACAATAAGACTGGTTAATTCGGTGAAATATGAACTCTTCGTATCATTTGTTGAACTCCCGACACTGCCTCTCTCTTTCCCTTCAAGAACAGGATTGCTTCTCTCGTTTGGATTTAGGGTTCACATTCTCGTATTTGGCTTCTGCAAGATCGatgactctctttttttattttttattttttttattattattaccagcTTTATTAATTCCTTAGGACTGCACCAAGgtcatttttattgttaaattagaTGACGCATAGAATGCGGCTATAAATGCAATGTAGCATTTGTGAGAAATGTTGAAGTAATGGATCATGAGGTTTCTTCGTTTATAGCAATAGAACTTTTCATGCAATCCCAGATCACCAATCCATGTGAGAAATTCTACAGCTAACAAAGTGTGGGGACGTTGTTCATAAATCTAACTAATTAAAGAGATTTTCTAAACATCTGGTGCTTAATTCCAATTCTCTCGCACTGTAAACCTTGGTTGATTTagacaaaaaaaccaagaaaaagaaaaaagtccgAGGAGGTGACATCGAAAAGAGGTGCGTATTTCAAATTCCCTGCCTAAAATAACAAATACCAAAAAGTTCGAGGATGGCTAAAACAATGGAAAGTCTCGGGGTATTAGGAAATGCAGCTCTGCTGAGGGGTTTAGAGTTTAGACCTATTATTTCATTCCAATTAgtgttcaaattatttttttaaaaaatatttttagattgttttaaatgtgttatatcaaaaatagttttataaaaataaaaaaatattattttaaaatttttgtgagcgaaattttttttaaaaataacctctGCTACACTTTTAAACAAGCTCAGAAACAGGAACCTTACACGGAAGGATATAACGGTGAcactgtgttttttaaaaaatattgaatttttttgtttaaattttttcttttcttttctttatttatttatttaatatattaatgctaaaaaatatattattttaatatatttctaaaaatatatattttaaaaaataaccgtgcAATACAATAACGTCGAAAATACTGTGTTATGCGGGGGCGCTTCTGAGCTCTACAATTGAGTTTTAGGCCACTGCTTTTTGGATTTAGCAGAGAAACCAGTGGGGATTTGGAAGgactttaacttttgatttcgtaaaattttaaatggacCGGcccaaaccctaaaaaaaattcataagaaatAGACATGGCCCGGTAGTTTTACTTTTACATGCAGTCCTTCCTGATTTTTGCAATACCATACATAATtttagtattgttattaaatttgatttattttaacggattaatttaaaaaattattaatttagagTTTGATAtaagttgaattttaaattcaattacaaaaaaaattgacttgataAAATCTAATTGACCCGATTCAAACATAATCAAGTTAAcatcaagaattttttatattaaaaaataaaataaattatttttataaaaataattaatttatatttgaattaaacGGATCACCTAATAACTTATATTTACCGAGTTAATTTAACTACCACGTATTCTAGCactaatttatgaaaattattgtAACTTTTTTTCCCAGTGTTAAAGACTTTATATGAATATTCAACAGGAACAAACATTACATTCTCAAAACTTGAGGACCCAAATCGTAAAACAATTCTTGGATTGACCATACACGTGTTAAGTCAACCTCAAACTCACACGTGTCCGAGAATGATCTGAAACCCCAAATCCCCAATCCATCAATAAAAGCAAGTACAAAACTGCATCTAGGGTTTTAGACAaagcggaaaaaaaaaacccaaattaaagAATCGGGGATTCAAAAAAATcgaaatcaaaagcaaaaatgTTTCCAGGATTGTTTATGAAAAAACCAGACAAAGCAGAGGCTTTGAAGCAGTTAAGGTCACACGTGGCCATGTTTGGTGCCTGGGTTGTTGTGCTCCGTGTCACTCCTTATGTTCTTCATTACATCTCTCATGAAAAGGATGAGCTCAAGCTCGAGTTCTAGATCCCACCTTTCTTTCTGAAGGTAATCAAATTCCCTaactttcttcttgtttttgatttattagaCTGTTCTGGGAGatgtgtttttgttaattttaggatcgACGGGAATCggatttagtttagtttttggGTTCTTTGACAGTTTTGGGAGATgagtattaatttgattttctgtttGACTGGGCGATAGGAGTTTCAATTTTCACTCAAAAGAAACCCCTTCTGGGTTAAAAAGGTCGGATTGggttattaagtgtttttttttaaattatttttttatgaacgaGTGTATTGAAATTTTACTGCTTAAATCTATGATGTGGGCCTTTTATATTAACgatcttaataaatttttctttataaataaaagaaatagatcAATCGCTTGAATGCTTAGAGTTGAAATCGTGACTTTGCTTGTTCAGTGAGGTGATACTGGTGCTTCGATCTTTGAGCTAGCATGTAATGCTGTGCTGCAAATGTGATTTTATGGACTGTTGGAAATAATTCTGAATTGAAGTTTGAAATATATGGTCCATAAACATTGAATTGAAGGGCTAATGTGAGCTTAGAATGATGAAGGGaaacttatttttcttccttGGGTTTGGTTGAAGAAGCCTGTGGCGAGCAGTGGGTGAAGTAGAGAGGAGAGGAGGATGAAGTGAGGGTATCAGTCAAATTATCCTCCAGGTATTTACAGGAAGGAACAGTGAATTTTGGCAATTATAAATTGGACATCGTTGATCATAAAAAAATGGTGTTTAGAATGAAATGATGGGATGTTTGTAGTGAGGGGATCTGTTCcatttgaaattgaatatgatgGTTAAGCTCAACGTGGAGGATTTCGTTTGGTTTAATGTCAGCTGAATTCTTCAGGTGAAAAAGGAATTTATGAAGTTTACTGACATCagttatcttttttaattgtcaaaTTATTGAACACAGCAATGCGGTGCTGTTGTCCTCCTGTGCCTCCTGGGTCCTAGGTGGTTCATTCTGGTCATAAACCAAAGTCATTtagaaatgttttgttttttgttttttaatatttaagtcCTGGTAGTGTTGTCTTTTGAGGATTGTTGGTTTGTTATGTGCAAATGCTTCAACTTGTATGGTGCTTACAGTCAATCTCAGATCTGGCTTGCTCAATAGGCCTTTTTCCTTGACAAATAAGAGGAGAATTAGATGTCGGGGGCCATTTTAGGCACTGATTGCATGTTAGTTTCTATTAAGAAATTGCTCTAACGCCCAAGCTATTTATAGTAATTCGATGGGTTGCAAAATTAATGGCATGTTGCCTAGTTAGTATGTAAAGCACATTGATCAATTCCTTACTAATTTAGTTGTACAGAATCCCAGGGAGCTTTAgataccccccccccccaacagtCCAGGGAACTTTTTTGCTGCATTGTTGCCTTTGTCATTTTTGATTTTGTGCTGGCATGCTCCTGCACTGGCACATGCACACTCATAAGGTGTTcgagttctttttttaatgtctacTGAGCAGTGATGATATTTGCACCATAGTATTACTTTAAGTTAATGCCTATTATTGTGCATTGAAGGTCATAGTGTGTGTTTCTGTGAAGTATTGTGAGGAGCATTTTATTATCTGAAaccttttttcatttataagaGTGTCAGTTATATTCTGCTGTCCATTAAGGCCAGTGAATTGGTTCAGACTTCTGAATGGCAATGTTAGTCAAGTTCACTGGCTTGTTTAAGTTTTTACTTGTTAATTCGTTATCATTGCTTGTTGCAAAACATTTAACTTGCTTTCAGTCTcgttattttttggatttttttagagatttttttcaatagttgTTAATTTGCGCACCATATGGTGAGCTTTAAATTGCtagaaaaaaaccatagatAAACTCGATGTCTTATTTCCAGGTTCCAGTGtcacaaattgtttttaattcttcATCTTATTTACTgatgttatatttatttgatctaTTTTTCTTCTGCTGCAGTGGTCCTGGAGGAGACGAATTCTGTTGAGATGAAGATGAGTGTCCGAGCTCtatctattttctttccttcttcttcaagcTGAAAGCACGTGAAGTTATCTTGTACTTGCATTAGGTCATCTTTTCTAGCTTCTTATGATTTTGGAGTTTCAATACTTTGATATTATTTAATGGCTGGTTGATGTATTTATTCCGTGGAATATACTTAGGTgaaagaattttatttcttaggAGGAATGTTTTACGTGTTATTTCTGAATGGTGTTCTCTGCCCGGAGGCCACGCGGGGCATACAATATTAAGCATGTTCCATCTCTGCGGTTAGATgatttttcttccatgaaaaggGGGGGAGACGGGATGGGAGGGCCGGCGGGAAGGCTGCGCTGTCTTGAAAGTAATAGTCATTAAGGATCGGCCGACACATCTCTGTTGCAATTTGATCGTGTCTTTGAAATGAAAAGTTTGAAAGTACGAGGAATTGGAAGCTGCATGAGAGATCTCTCTAATGCAACTAGAAATTTTACAGGGATATTTCAATTCAGCCCGATGAGACAGGCAGAAACCACTGGTCCATATAAGCAATTTAGTGAAGATAGTTGATTTCCATGTTAAATTAGACTAAAGAGGTGACTAAAATGGGTTTTACTCGTGAAAGGGAAAGGCTCAATGAAGGAGAAGACATGCTGGTCAATGAGTGGCTGAACAGTAGAACAACATGCAAACAACCAATAACCAGTTGCCGACAGGTCCAACCCAGCCAGGTCACCAGGGCAAGCTTTATCCCGCGCTGTGTTGTGTTGAGCCAGCATGATTCGAGctgttttacttttttctttcagCCCCTTTTTGCTATGCTATGCTATGCTtcaatgaaaatagaaaatactaGACTCTCAAGGCACGCTAACATGGTATCTCACTGTTTACTATTTTTGTGCAAAAGGACGATTCACCAGCATCGCTTCCTTTTAGTCCTTCCTTTCCCACTAACAATGGAGTCAATAAAGGCATGACAAGTGGCGAGTCCACAACCCTCCAAATAAAGCACTGGTTCACTTTCTCTCCTAGCCATCTATGCATTGTTTTGACTaccaatatttaattatttcttaatgcCTTGAAAATTTTGTGAAGTGCTTTCTGGTCACATCCCCCCGCGGCCCACGATGCTCCTCAACagtaaaataacaattaaaggaaaaaaagaaatagaaagaagacTGTTGTAGTGCCATAGCAAATTCcttgagttgattttttgtaTGGATGAATTCGAGTAAAAATCAAGCTAAGCTTCGAATTATATGAAGAATAAAGATGAGTTTCTTGAGAGTAAACTCCACCTCTCCTGATCATGAACACTtgtacaaaatataaaaaaacagaagcagAAGTTACGACAAACACCCCATAATCTTAATGtatttattaacaataacaaaattacTTTATATATCAATGTCTTGCATTCAAGTTTAGAAGGAAATAAACAATTCTTTTacataaatatatcattttaaacatGAATAACGTACTTAAAATCaatctatatttaattttgatgccCTAACCtccatgataaataaaaaattgcccTGCCCTAACCTCACTCTTTAAAAAAACGAGAAacgaaaaagaagaagtaagaCCAAGTTTTCTTGAGCTATTAACTACTAAATAGTATTTAGTCACCAACCATAAACAGCATCTCCATTACACTCATCCTTCCTTCTTCCCACCTACAAAAACTAATTGCAGTTTACCTCCAAAATTCTTTGACGTTTCCTTGAACACCAATTCTTCCTCCTCTCCATCTCTCTGTCTTTGGCAATTTCTCACTTTAGGCAAGAAAAGGCCAAGAATGTTGTTCAAATCCTCGGCATAACACGCACATGTTATAGACCTTTGGGTTGATTTAGATGAAAAGTCTCGTGGGGTGGAGATGGCTATGGCTGAGAATTGAAGGGCCAGTAAGATGAGCCTTAAAAAAGAGGGCAATCAAAGAAGAAGTAATAACAGAGGAAGAAGATCCCATGCAACAAGCCCATGGATGATGTACCTGGTTCAGTAGGGACTAGTGCTAGCTTCTCTTTGAGATTGGGTCAGACCATCTTCTCTTCtgcttctcttcttttcatgtCTCTGGGTGTTGAATTCTACAGCTACACTGCTTTCTGGTAAACTCTGTTCTCTTCTTTTCATCTCATTCATGGAAGTTCATCTAGTGTCTTCgattttgttgtttcttgttttgGTATTGCAAGACAGATGttacattttcaatttatttttcttcggGATAATCGAACGCAAATTTAGGAGGACACAGATTACCGTAAATcttaaattaactcaattgtTAGTTTCGATCATGAGTCAAAGCAACAACCTGTGATCGATAATGGAAATAGCCTGCCTTAAATTTCACATGATCTCTTACGTTTTGGTTACTGATTTGTTGGTAGAAATGAGGAAATCTTTTGTTTTAGTGCTgtagatttttcaaaataatcctGGAAACAGAATTTGTCCACTCAACAAATCAAGGTTActtaaattttctattttctgcTTAATTTGTGAAACCATAATGTCTAAGACCTTGTTTTTCCGAACCCAGTCAAGAGCTTTGAGAAATTTACTTCAATCAAATTACTAACTCTAGCCATTATATCAAAATGGATTATTTATCCCCTCAATTTGCCATTTCTGGTCTCAGCTTTCAAGCACGAAAAGTTTTCTTCTGTTTGATGAGctcttgttgatgttttttctttttgtggcaCCCACTTCCTGGCGCTGCGTTGCTTCTGGCATCTTTGACAATATTTCACctgagtttaattttattttaaattagttaatCAATGTCAGGATCTCTGTGTACTCCCCCTAATAGATCTCTTGCATTTTTCTTGTCCAAATAGTTTCAGGTTTTGTTACTCATCTACCTTCTTTCAAAGGTCCACCTTGTTCTTCTACATGTCACGTCTTTCTCGTCTCACATAAACCTTAAATGAAATGTAGTATAATTTGTGTGATGACTCATAATACAGAAACGGGATTCCACTCTGTCCGTAAGAGCTAGTTTAACTACTGTGTTGGCTCCATGCGGTATGTTCCCTACTTTCTGTTTAGTGGAAAGCATGTGCTAGTGCCTAACTTTTTGTCCAAAAGTTCCAGCGGCTTTAACCATCACTTTCTCAAGAAAGTAGTGCATATTTTGATCAAACAATGGCTGATTTTACTTGCACAATATCAATTGATCAGCATATTGAATCATCAGAGGCCCTTCATGGTTTTTATGcttttataaaatcatatttttgtttttcagctACTTAGTTACAATCATGGGTTTGGCTATTCCATGGAGTTTCACATTGGCAATAGTTGACGGATACTCTGTTCTGGTAAAATGCCCTATTCGACAACCGGGAATACTTCTGATTATTGTCCTTGGAGATTGGGTATGTACCGTAGTGATTTATCCAAAATTAATTGATGCGGTGATTGGAACAAGTGACAAATTCCATCATGATACATGGCAGGTGTTATCAACTCTCATATTAGCCGCAGCATGCTCAACAGCTAGCGTTGTGGATCTCCTGCTCCACTCTAATGGATCTCATTGCCCTCCAAAGATTTGCAGCAGGTATCAAATATCGGCTGCCATGGCTTTCTTGTCTTGGTTTCTGTCTATGGCTTCATCTCTTTTCAATCTTTGGTTACTCCCTTCCTTGTGATTTTTCACTCGTAGTTCAAGGGCAAATTTTGCGATTAGCGTAAGATTGTTAATGGTTAGAAAATCCAAGTTCTGTACGTACACATGTTCAAAGTTTTGACAATTGTGGATCCAAAACCATATGGTTACAATTTTGTTTATGTATTTGAGAAATTATACAAAAGCATTGTAATTAGGtttaaattaacttgataaaaaaccATCAATGTTTTGTACTTGATGTgcaaaaaggttgaaaaattGTAGTACAAACTGTTGTGGCTTTTCTGTCCAAAGCTCTCAAACGTGGGTATCCTCCAGAATTACTCCTGTTTCCTGATTAAAACCAAAGGGCCCCTGTAATCAATCCTAAACCTTCCACAAACTCAACACTCCACTCGAATTTCTGCTGAGGTGCTTGCTAGGGGTAACTGAAGTTACTGTGGCCTGCTTGTGGGTAAAATATATCTTGCTCGTAACATCGACTTCCAATTAGGTGATTTGACATATTCACTTGGAATTCTATAACATCTGCTACCAGTTCTGTTAAGTTCCATAACAGCAGATTCCTGCATCTATGTACCACGTCGGatcatgatat
This region of Populus trichocarpa isolate Nisqually-1 chromosome 9, P.trichocarpa_v4.1, whole genome shotgun sequence genomic DNA includes:
- the LOC7456405 gene encoding CASP-like protein 5C1; this encodes MDDVPGSVGTSASFSLRLGQTIFSSASLLFMSLGVEFYSYTAFCYLVTIMGLAIPWSFTLAIVDGYSVLVKCPIRQPGILLIIVLGDWVLSTLILAAACSTASVVDLLLHSNGSHCPPKICSRYQISAAMAFLSWFLSMASSLFNLWLLPSL
- the LOC7457503 gene encoding RING-H2 finger protein ATL65 encodes the protein MIKTTPSPSPSPHHHHTWAPSPTPTISSTPRATAPSYQSSPPSPSPTSKLPVDFSPTLIAMVVVVAAAFLTITYSRLISRSLLRVIRRWRRWRRRRRRRYPPSSNGGLDSPPPLFDSPEGFHVYSPYGLDDAVIKTIPLSLYTTKNSNSFHKQIKDCAVCLLEFEDDEYVRTLPVCSHAFHVDCIDIWLRSHANCPLCRAGIFRAESPFIPVMAARIRPSLDETILRSTLLPLEPIIQSPLRTYSAVADTATATVTEITPCPEEPSPRRHSMNNFNTNSEDRFNGRDHFFLKRSYSFGFERSLASERMLVMEPATASPWRFRRGGFWSKRPSPFGSISKARVFSFRHYRGMKSPFFRRRGSGFFPLSERFSTVGGGGGGGSSRRCKSMASPQFLRSSVGSSMAAFSSSRLRCGDPEALLSPERFNRR
- the LOC7457502 gene encoding mitochondrial import receptor subunit TOM6 homolog, which encodes MFPGLFMKKPDKAEALKQLRSHVAMFGAWVVVLRVTPYVLHYISHEKDELKLEF